TATTGTTATCGGGCATaggaagcagttttttttaaatcttaaagtgatgtaaaaagaattttcgggcaataatattatatgaaaatccACCAAGTTTTGTACAATAAGTTCGATAACGAATAATGACGTTTCATTTCacaagaaagaagataaaaaatttttaacactcTAATACATAGAATAAGAAACGTTTCTATTGTTTTCCGATTAAAACTGGCCGAATTACAActacttaatataatttaaaatcgtataaaatatattttaaggaataatttgaaaaaaagttacacAATCATGGATAATCCCAATTTGCAAACAAATCCTTAATATCGTTTTTGAGGCcagaatttatttgtaaaatttgtctagaataatgattttcaatgtttcataatTGACCAGTTTGAGTCGCAGaataatgttttttgtttaaaatgttacaatgtgaagaatattttattaaatattattgattagaTCTGTATAAAAAGTTCAAAGTCAACAATTTTTtgagaaacatatttatttactcaaacaacataaatataattctttttatcatttaaagcGCTTTTCTTTCCAATTGGATTTATCTCCAGGAATTTAAAAATTCGCTATTGGTCCTCTATAAGAGTGAACACTCTGTacactaaatatattatttatatttaaattgacttATAAAAGAGCATCATAACTGAAATAGTTTTAGGCCTCATCAACTTCAAATCCAACCTTGctttaaagagataaaaaaacatttgttccGACTAATGACGTTTCATGTGATTTGGGGTGGCAGCTAAGATACATGCAGGGAAAATTAGAGACACAACAATATCTAAAGATACAGTAGATTTGTCAGATACCCTGGCACATTAGAAATACAAATctattaaagtatttcaaatacaacacaattacagaatattttttttaattacaaataaattttttgggtGATATTGATGGCAGCACAAACACAGCCATACTGAAAATCCCTGCTTATGAACCCAGGTGCAACAGAAACAGATTATGTCCCGTCTAAACCTTCTCTAAATGGACACCCTCTCTGATTAGACCCTCAAACCTTGATTACTTTAAATCGATTGAATGACAACAAAAGGATGAAGACCGAATGGCCAGTAATTCATTAAGGTTGTTTGAATTCgtgatataatctttttttttttctgtatatgatcagttattttgcaaattttgtagaaaaaattgttcttatatatgttttaaaaaaagtcaccgaaaaattattttaatttaggagCAAATTATGTGTCATATCATTAACAATTACCCTACAATTGAAGCGGAAGATAAATTACTATCTCTATGTGCTTCCTAAGACCTCCCCCGTACCACCTCGCGCAGCCGGTAGATTCTAAAATCTTTTTGACTCATATCTTTtacgattcatttatttttatttgacagttAGGAATAATCACAAAATCcatcttaattttaattgtattcacTATGTTACTCTACCTCTCAAATATgcttaacaaaaattatatttttagaagattcCAAATTTAGCTAATTAACAAttagtcaattaattttttatttataaaaaagggaAGGTTTATTTTCAAAGCAACACAAGAACTATTAAAGATGGAACTCACGGTTTTGGATCGACGTCAAATAACTAGAATAAGAACTGATTCGCAAACTCCTTCTAAACTTCTGTACCATGTCCTCcggacaaataaaaatttacttagaattttcatgaaatgaaaactataaaatccattaaaactATGCATTTCGTATGGCGAACAACTCTTTTATATGTCTTACTTCAACTTTCCGCATCATTTACtatctaagaatatttatttaaatttttaatataaaaataaatatactagaaattattttatgaaagcaggGAATGATTCCAAGTATTTGGTTTTTCGTccctgaaattttaaatgtaaattgaattACGTTTTAAGTTTACCAGGAAATGACTGATAATCAATCACTGATTGCATATTACTTTTTCACAAAATGAGCGACTCCAAAGATgctgaaaaatatacaaaacacgCTCATGAAATTGGCCGAAAATGTGGCGCCAAATCGTGCGTAGTCTGGCGCCTGAAGGAAAGCATTCGTCCACCTTCATTGCCTCCTCATCTTTTGGCCTTTGCTGTTGTTATGGTAACGGAGATTGTAAATGGAAGGTTTATAGCTCAAGcattaaaaacgtaaaaaagGCAAGGAATAGATACACTTGTGGATGGAGGAGTTTCTCCATAAACCAATTTGCATTGTTTGGGAAATAAGATAGGATAAAATTATGACCAATCTAATTAAAGAAATCTTCCGGTCTGCCCGTTAAGTTCTTCCTCCTCGAAGCAATGTTTCAAACTCTCAGTATTTCtgttaataataacaatttttatgttaCTATTAATAGAAATACTATGATTAACACATGATGTAGAAATAGCATCAGACGAAAAATGGaacaatatataattcatattcattttttttttctctttgcattATAAGAGATTATTCGTGGCAGTTTCTAAAAATGCCATTCGATTCATAAGTATGAACATTGCAAAAATGTccataatttaagattaaattaaataaaaaaaatactgcttcaaagtacattacatatttcaatatttttcaatagaataatAAGTAAAGGGATTAAAACTTTCCGTAATTtacagaggaaaaaaataatagaattcagTGGGAAAGGTTTGATATTCGTAttcgtttataaaaatgaaatatttttgaattctaaaaagaaaaaggttACTAAACGCTAAGCTTAGAATTACTTAGCAATGAAATAACGAGAGAGTTATAGATGTCAAGGACACAATTCTAGAAAAGCGTAATGGAAACAACATTGTAGTAGTTTTAGATGCCAAGGACATTATTCTAGAAAAGTGTTATGAAAACAACATTGTAGAcaacatttttcattcttaataagGAAAACTAACTGGTGAACTAAATGCTGCGAATGAAAGATACATACTTTGCCTTGATGCTTTACTAAGACGCTAATTTCATACCAGATCATTAACATTGCCAGcctatttttttagattattacacatttttactATATAATGCTCTCCCCTTCCCTTCTCGAGGATTTGTGCTAGAGCAGGGATGGCGGGCGAACTAATGGCACgcaacacaatattttgggcacgccaccaatcaaaacggtttgcatgtgactttatttgataaactgaacttttcccaattcgattggttcgaaattgaataatttgaaatgcaataGATTGATTTCtagtctagttcaatatggattcaaaaatttattgaaacaaggaaaaagttggaattgactgaaacagaaagattaaccagcaaaataagtaaaaatgccaggaacgaaattttggaaacatgaaattcgattccagacagatttaactgtttgaagaagctggctcatgctattttaaccatatttgcCCCTACTTATACCTGCAAGTcattatttttagagataaataacattaaagactcgcttaaaaaccgtttggcagatgactccaattgAGCATGCATTCTGataaaagtaacatcttacaatcctaatataggttatttgtcatctaatctgtaacaacagaagtcacacttatgttactttaatttgagtTACgtgtataattaaaatatctactactatacagtgcaaaatgcattttttcgtagtaaatagactgttgagttgttagtatttagtttcattatcttttcaataatcacaaattaaaattttttgatggcacgtttttatctcattaaacatttctttagaaaaattggcacgttgatccataaaggttggTCACCCCTATGCTAGAGTGTCAATCGGTTTTCTTTCTGACAGTGATTATCTTTATTCTGTCCATGAATGGACGTAAACTATTTATCCTTTTGAAATGGCCTTGATTTATAGAAGtcagttttctttaaaacaagcataaactacaaataaaaaaattttttttttctttgcatgaaaatttatcactttttcattatttacttcataaaattgaaaaaatatttattgatttgcaGTTCAGCGAAGCTTTAGGTTCTTATATTGTATTTGGCAATCAATTTATTGagcatagcaaaaataaaaaaaataaataaaaaggaaaaaaaagtcaccatgaatacatctttttaaaaaaatctaaataagaaaatttgctgattgatttatttaaatctatcttgctaaaactcaaacaattttgaaatagtaataatctttctatttttaactagATTAATTTTACTGACAAACATCAGTTTATGatatctttatgattttttttcagaaaaaaaatctgcacaaATGCTATGATCCCATCTGCATCATGGAAAAATTTGCTGTGGGCTGTTCTTGCAACTTCTTTCCTCATCACCATGTTCATGTATCAGTTTACGCAAACGTTAAAACCTATCTTCattgaaaagaatgaatttttttactatgatCTGAACCAAGAAGAACCACCTAATCGCAATCAAATGTGTCAACTTCCTCGAAACCATCCATTTGATCCATCCATTTTGAATTACTTGTCATCTCCAAAGGCTATTGTCTGTAAAGAACGTGTTGCCACCTTGACTTTCATCGATGAAGAaggagttttaaaattcaatttaactgcTGTTAAATCGTCAGGATTTGTGGTGGAAAAGTTACATTGtgattacaaagaaatatttcgtAAGAATGATTTTGAAGTAATGTATGGAGAAGCCCACAAAGTGCTACTCAATGGCTCTAAATTATTCACCGATTTTGTATATGTGTCTTGCTATAATTTTGCTGGAATAGCATTTTACACAAATATTCATTGCCAtattaataccaaaaataaaaatttgaatacaacaAATAATTCTAAGAACATCGATGCTGTGTACAATGTAATAATACTTGGTATTGATTCATTGTCGAGACTGAGTTTCATACGCCACTTACCAAGAACATAtaagtttttaatcaaaaacttaaATGCTTTTGTTTTCAGAGGAATGACTAAAGTAGGTGATAATACTTTTCCTAATTTAGGTGCTATTTTAACAGGGAAATCTGTATTTGAAAATGAGCTTCCTAAAGTTGAAAATCCTACAGGAACATACGACATGTGGCCTTGTCTATGGAAAAACTTCTCTAGGTCCGGTTACGCAACACTTTTTGCAGAGGATCGTCCAGATATaggtttatttaattatcttcgtGGAGGTTTCAAAGATGCTCCAACGGACCACTACATGAGACCGTTTTGGTTAGTTGTACAAACTTCCAAACTGCACCGTGTGAGCTCAAATTTATGCTTTGGGAACATCCCAAAACATTTACTACAACTTCAGTATACAAGAGACTTCATAATGAAGTACAGTAAAATAAAACAGCcaatcttttcttttacttttttcgtTGAATTGAGTCATGATTATGTCAGCCAAGTAGCATCAGCTGACGGAGATTTTGAATTCTGGCTAAAAGACCTGCTTCACTCAGGCCACTTAAACAGGACGTTCTTGTTCATTTTGTCTGATCATGGACACCGCTTTGATGCAATGAGGGCGACTCTAGTTGGACGCATCGAAGAACGAATGCCCTTCTTTGCACTAGTCATTCCAGAAAGTATTCTGAACACGCAGAAGAGGGcagttcagaatttaaaaataaatcaagggAGACTGACGACACCTTACGACATCTATTTTACAGctatggatattttaaattttagcacgAATAACATGAGCTTTGGAACCG
Above is a genomic segment from Argiope bruennichi chromosome 1, qqArgBrue1.1, whole genome shotgun sequence containing:
- the LOC129967083 gene encoding uncharacterized protein LOC129967083, coding for MIPSASWKNLLWAVLATSFLITMFMYQFTQTLKPIFIEKNEFFYYDLNQEEPPNRNQMCQLPRNHPFDPSILNYLSSPKAIVCKERVATLTFIDEEGVLKFNLTAVKSSGFVVEKLHCDYKEIFRKNDFEVMYGEAHKVLLNGSKLFTDFVYVSCYNFAGIAFYTNIHCHINTKNKNLNTTNNSKNIDAVYNVIILGIDSLSRLSFIRHLPRTYKFLIKNLNAFVFRGMTKVGDNTFPNLGAILTGKSVFENELPKVENPTGTYDMWPCLWKNFSRSGYATLFAEDRPDIGLFNYLRGGFKDAPTDHYMRPFWLVVQTSKLHRVSSNLCFGNIPKHLLQLQYTRDFIMKYSKIKQPIFSFTFFVELSHDYVSQVASADGDFEFWLKDLLHSGHLNRTFLFILSDHGHRFDAMRATLVGRIEERMPFFALVIPESILNTQKRAVQNLKINQGRLTTPYDIYFTAMDILNFSTNNMSFGTETLLSRGTSLFGYISPNRTCTNAGIPDHYCVCEKEEKLAESDPRSQKAASVLVKAINDRLYSHANFCSELRLGEILRADLIVPRREVVVNSRLYFGKHVEDGKALGMITKFRVTVRTKPGSALFEGTLIFRENEGDISVLGDISRINRYGSQSQCIEDAILRKYCYCENGTKSEGTLKHNYTT